Proteins from a single region of Streptomyces griseiscabiei:
- the argH gene encoding argininosuccinate lyase, which translates to MSSNSGDVRLWGARFADGPAEALAKLSASVHFDWRLAPYDIAGSRAHARVLHKAGLLTEDELTRMIAGLDQLETDVASGEFVGTVADEDVHTALERGLLERLGPDLGGKLRAGRSRNDQVATLFRMYLRDHARTVGGLIADLQDALIGLAEAHPDVAMPGRTHLQHAQPVLFAHHVLAHVQSLSRDAERLRQWDERTAVSPYGSGALAGSSLGLDPEAVAKDLGFEHGSSANSIDGTASRDFVAEFAFITAMIGVNLSRIAEEVIIWNTKEFSFVTLHDAFSTGSSIMPQKKNPDIAELARGKSGRLIGNLTGLMATLKALPLAYNRDLQEDKEPVFDSIDQLEILLPAFTGMMATLTVHRERMEELAPAGFSLATDVAEWLVKQGVPFRVAHEVAGECVKAAEAENKELNDLTDDQFAKISSHLTPEVRTVLNVPGALASRNGRGGTAPSAVAIQLADIKKDVAIQHTWATAKKS; encoded by the coding sequence GTGAGCAGCAACAGCGGTGACGTACGGCTCTGGGGCGCCCGTTTCGCCGACGGTCCCGCCGAGGCCCTGGCGAAGCTGTCCGCGTCCGTCCACTTCGACTGGCGGCTGGCCCCGTACGACATCGCGGGCTCCCGCGCCCACGCGCGCGTGCTGCACAAGGCGGGCCTGCTCACCGAGGACGAGCTGACCCGGATGATCGCGGGTCTCGACCAGCTCGAAACGGACGTGGCCTCGGGCGAGTTCGTCGGCACGGTCGCCGACGAGGACGTGCACACCGCCCTGGAGCGCGGTCTCCTGGAGCGCCTCGGCCCCGACCTCGGCGGCAAGCTGCGCGCCGGCCGGTCCCGCAACGACCAGGTCGCCACCCTCTTCCGGATGTACCTGCGCGACCACGCCCGCACGGTCGGCGGCCTGATCGCCGACCTCCAGGACGCGCTGATCGGCCTGGCCGAGGCCCACCCCGACGTCGCGATGCCCGGCCGCACCCACCTCCAGCACGCCCAGCCGGTCCTCTTCGCCCACCATGTCCTCGCGCACGTCCAGTCCCTGTCCCGGGACGCGGAGCGGCTGCGCCAGTGGGACGAGCGCACGGCCGTCTCCCCGTACGGCTCCGGCGCCCTCGCGGGCTCCTCCCTGGGCCTGGACCCGGAGGCCGTCGCGAAGGACCTGGGCTTCGAGCACGGCAGCTCGGCGAACTCCATCGACGGCACGGCCTCCCGTGACTTCGTCGCCGAGTTCGCCTTCATCACCGCGATGATCGGCGTGAACCTCTCCCGGATCGCCGAGGAGGTCATCATCTGGAACACGAAGGAGTTCTCCTTCGTCACCCTCCACGACGCGTTCTCCACGGGCTCGTCGATCATGCCGCAGAAGAAGAACCCGGACATCGCGGAGCTGGCGCGCGGCAAGTCCGGCCGTCTGATCGGCAACCTCACGGGCCTGATGGCCACGCTGAAGGCGCTCCCGCTGGCCTACAACCGCGACCTCCAGGAGGACAAGGAGCCGGTCTTCGACTCCATCGACCAGCTGGAGATCCTGCTCCCCGCCTTCACCGGCATGATGGCCACCCTCACCGTCCACCGCGAGCGCATGGAGGAACTGGCCCCCGCCGGCTTCTCCCTCGCCACCGACGTCGCCGAGTGGCTCGTCAAGCAGGGCGTCCCCTTCCGCGTCGCCCACGAGGTCGCCGGTGAGTGCGTCAAGGCCGCCGAGGCCGAGAACAAGGAATTGAACGACCTGACGGACGACCAGTTCGCCAAGATCTCCTCCCACCTCACCCCCGAGGTCCGCACGGTCCTCAACGTCCCCGGCGCCCTCGCCTCCCGCAACGGCCGAGGCGGCACGGCCCCGAGCGCGGTGGCGATCCAACTGGCCGACATCAAGAAGGACGTGGCGATCCAGCACACGTGGGCAACGGCAAAGAAGAGCTGA
- a CDS encoding pyridoxamine 5'-phosphate oxidase family protein, whose product MGKTYERIDGRLRTFIEAQPLFFTATAPLSGDGTVNLSPKGLKGSFAILDELTVAYLDFAGSNAETIAHLRENGRITLMWCAFQGPPNIVRVHGTGEAVLRDDPRFAGLLARFPDIDPTAHGLRAIVVVHARRIRDSCGYSVPFMAYEEDRDLHGRRFAREDDDSLSAYFASKEHIATSLDGLPGLPLPLPPSAL is encoded by the coding sequence ATGGGAAAGACTTATGAGCGCATCGACGGCCGCCTGCGTACGTTCATCGAGGCCCAGCCCCTCTTCTTCACCGCGACCGCGCCGCTGTCCGGCGACGGCACGGTCAACCTCTCCCCCAAGGGCCTCAAGGGCTCGTTCGCGATCCTCGACGAACTGACCGTCGCCTACCTGGACTTCGCCGGGTCCAACGCGGAGACCATCGCGCATCTGCGCGAGAACGGCCGGATCACCCTGATGTGGTGCGCCTTCCAGGGCCCGCCGAACATCGTGCGGGTGCACGGCACCGGCGAGGCCGTCCTGCGCGACGACCCGCGGTTCGCGGGACTCCTGGCCCGCTTCCCCGACATCGACCCCACCGCCCACGGACTGCGCGCGATCGTCGTGGTCCACGCCCGGCGGATCCGCGACAGCTGCGGCTACTCCGTGCCGTTCATGGCGTACGAGGAGGACCGCGACCTGCACGGCCGGCGCTTCGCACGCGAGGACGACGACTCGCTCAGCGCCTACTTCGCCTCCAAGGAACACATCGCGACCAGCCTGGACGGACTGCCGGGACTCCCCCTGCCGCTGCCCCCCTCGGCCCTCTGA
- a CDS encoding ferredoxin reductase family protein: protein MRRIRPRRSPAVPLLIAFWAGAAAVVWLWWDNTPSIADQGSKMVNAGRITGLLGGYLMALVVLQMARVPALERRVGSDRVARWHAMTGRYTLCLVVAHVVLTMYGYALQAGLTHTAILQQTIDSINQLPDMGKAAIGTGLLVFIGLISIGPVRKRIPYDLWYHTHLLTYAATFLTFWHQITTGNEFAATPAAKTAWYGLYGAVTALVVWYRIICPIKLNMKHRLRVEAVIEESPGIVSVLMSGRKLHRMGAEAGQFFRWRFLAPGMRFSSHPYSLSAAPRPNMLRITVKAIGDHSSALRDLEPGVRVWAEGPYGALTAGKRSRGKVLLVAGGVGITPMRALFETLPGAAGDLTLLYRANTTQDLALWDELAQIAEERGARLMYAVNSPEGERPDISPDSLRRKIPDIESHDVFLCGPPGFSQGVFEALRGAGVPTRRIHHESFEM from the coding sequence ATGCGCCGCATCCGCCCTCGTCGTTCTCCCGCCGTCCCGCTGCTGATCGCCTTCTGGGCGGGCGCGGCCGCGGTGGTGTGGCTGTGGTGGGACAACACACCGTCCATCGCGGACCAGGGCAGCAAGATGGTCAACGCCGGGCGGATCACCGGTCTGCTCGGCGGGTACCTGATGGCCCTGGTGGTGCTCCAGATGGCCCGGGTGCCCGCGCTGGAGCGCCGGGTCGGCTCCGACCGGGTGGCCCGCTGGCACGCGATGACCGGCCGCTACACGCTCTGCCTGGTCGTCGCGCACGTCGTCCTCACGATGTACGGGTACGCCCTGCAGGCCGGTCTGACCCACACCGCGATCCTGCAGCAGACCATCGACTCCATCAACCAGCTGCCGGACATGGGCAAGGCCGCCATCGGCACCGGTCTGCTGGTGTTCATCGGGCTCATCTCGATCGGCCCGGTGCGCAAGCGGATCCCCTACGACCTCTGGTACCACACGCACCTGCTGACGTACGCGGCCACGTTCCTGACGTTCTGGCACCAGATCACCACCGGCAACGAGTTCGCCGCCACACCGGCCGCGAAGACCGCCTGGTACGGGCTGTACGGGGCGGTGACCGCGCTGGTGGTCTGGTACCGGATCATCTGCCCGATCAAGCTGAACATGAAGCACCGGCTGCGGGTCGAGGCGGTCATCGAGGAGTCGCCCGGCATCGTCTCCGTGCTGATGAGCGGGCGCAAGCTGCACCGGATGGGCGCGGAGGCCGGGCAGTTCTTCCGCTGGCGGTTCCTCGCGCCGGGCATGCGGTTCAGCTCACACCCGTACTCGCTCTCGGCGGCGCCCCGCCCCAACATGCTGCGCATCACGGTCAAGGCGATCGGTGACCACAGCTCGGCCCTGCGCGATCTGGAGCCCGGCGTCCGGGTCTGGGCCGAGGGCCCGTACGGGGCGCTCACGGCCGGCAAGCGCAGCCGGGGCAAGGTGCTGCTGGTGGCCGGCGGGGTGGGCATCACCCCGATGAGAGCCCTGTTCGAGACGCTGCCCGGCGCGGCCGGCGACCTGACCCTGCTCTACCGGGCCAACACCACCCAGGACCTGGCGCTGTGGGACGAGCTCGCGCAGATCGCCGAGGAGCGCGGGGCGCGGCTGATGTACGCGGTGAACAGCCCGGAGGGCGAGCGCCCGGACATCTCGCCCGACTCCCTGCGCCGCAAGATCCCGGACATCGAGAGCCACGACGTCTTCCTGTGCGGGCCGCCCGGATTCTCCCAGGGTGTGTTCGAGGCGCTGCGCGGCGCGGGCGTACCGACCCGCCGTATCCACCACGAGTCGTTCGAGATGTGA
- a CDS encoding FMN-binding protein, which produces MKKSHPIRRTLLATAATVSGIVLLLSLKPASDAGSVQAGAAGGAPSAQGGVAAGAQTLTGTAVETEYGPVQVRITVDGGKITGAEAVQQPSGGRSTQISGTAIPQLNQAAVAAGSAEIDAVSGATYTSAGYKESLQSALDQAGSGQGGGAQVLTGTTVQTDYGPVQVRITVAGGKITGAEAVQAPSGGRSTQVTADSVPKLNQAAVAAGSAEIDAVSGATYTSAGYKESLQSALDQAGSGQGTGTEVEAGGSQDAGGGAEDGGDAAGSGAGQATGTQVLTGSAIQTDYGPVQVRVTVTDGKVTNAEALQQPSGGRSTQISGTAIPQLNKNAVSAGSADIDAVSGATYTSGGYKQSLQSALDQAG; this is translated from the coding sequence ATGAAGAAGAGCCACCCCATCCGGCGGACCCTGCTCGCCACCGCCGCCACCGTGTCCGGCATCGTGCTGTTGCTGTCGCTGAAGCCGGCCTCGGACGCCGGTTCGGTACAGGCCGGAGCGGCCGGGGGCGCGCCTTCGGCACAGGGCGGGGTGGCGGCCGGGGCGCAGACCCTGACGGGTACCGCCGTCGAGACCGAGTACGGCCCGGTGCAGGTCCGGATCACCGTCGACGGCGGCAAGATCACCGGCGCCGAGGCCGTCCAGCAGCCCAGCGGCGGCCGGTCCACCCAGATCAGCGGCACCGCCATCCCCCAGCTCAACCAGGCGGCCGTGGCGGCGGGCAGCGCCGAGATCGACGCGGTCTCGGGCGCGACCTACACCAGCGCCGGCTACAAGGAGTCCCTCCAGTCCGCCCTGGACCAGGCCGGCAGCGGCCAGGGCGGCGGCGCGCAGGTGCTCACGGGTACGACCGTGCAGACCGACTACGGGCCGGTGCAGGTCCGGATCACGGTCGCCGGCGGCAAGATCACCGGCGCGGAGGCCGTCCAGGCGCCGAGCGGCGGCCGGTCCACCCAGGTCACCGCCGACTCGGTGCCCAAGCTCAACCAGGCGGCCGTGGCGGCGGGCAGCGCCGAGATCGACGCCGTGTCGGGCGCGACCTACACCAGCGCCGGCTACAAGGAGTCCCTCCAGTCCGCCCTGGACCAGGCCGGCAGCGGCCAGGGCACGGGCACCGAGGTCGAGGCGGGCGGCTCGCAGGACGCGGGCGGCGGCGCCGAGGACGGCGGGGACGCGGCGGGCTCCGGGGCCGGGCAGGCGACGGGCACCCAGGTGCTGACCGGCTCCGCCATCCAGACCGACTACGGGCCGGTCCAGGTCCGTGTGACGGTCACCGACGGCAAGGTCACCAATGCCGAGGCCCTGCAGCAGCCCAGCGGTGGCCGGTCCACCCAGATCAGCGGTACCGCCATCCCCCAGCTCAACAAGAACGCCGTCTCGGCAGGGAGCGCTGACATCGATGCTGTCTCGGGCGCCACTTACACCAGCGGTGGCTACAAGCAGTCCCTCCAGTCCGCCCTGGACCAGGCCGGCTGA
- a CDS encoding FAD:protein FMN transferase codes for MAEPAGAAAPAQLRHVEEVMGTVFSFDVRGGEPEVVRAALAEAVAGLHTVDEVFSTYRENSQISRLDRGEVTIEECGPEVGEVLRLCAEAERSSHGWFSATYEGRFDPTGLVKGWATERAAQRLVEAGAVGVSVNGGGDVQLCGVPGPERPWRVGVADPLRPGGLAAVVTAAGADRLAVATSGTAERGAHIVDPRTRKSAVTDLVSVTVVAPSLTWADCWATAAFAMGSREGLAWLESLDDAEALLITAGDEVRCTGGLAARLG; via the coding sequence GTGGCCGAACCCGCCGGGGCCGCCGCGCCCGCCCAGCTGCGGCACGTCGAGGAGGTCATGGGCACCGTCTTCTCGTTCGACGTGCGGGGAGGCGAGCCCGAAGTGGTCAGGGCCGCGCTCGCGGAGGCGGTGGCCGGGCTCCACACCGTGGACGAGGTGTTCAGCACCTACCGCGAGAACAGCCAGATCTCCCGGCTCGACCGGGGTGAGGTGACGATCGAGGAGTGCGGTCCCGAGGTCGGTGAGGTACTCCGGCTGTGCGCCGAGGCCGAGCGGTCGAGCCACGGCTGGTTCAGCGCGACGTACGAGGGCCGCTTCGACCCGACGGGACTGGTGAAGGGGTGGGCCACCGAGCGGGCGGCCCAGCGGCTGGTCGAGGCGGGCGCGGTCGGGGTGAGCGTCAACGGCGGCGGTGACGTGCAGCTGTGCGGTGTGCCCGGCCCCGAGCGGCCGTGGCGGGTCGGGGTGGCCGATCCCCTGCGGCCCGGGGGGCTGGCGGCCGTCGTCACGGCGGCCGGTGCGGACCGGCTCGCCGTCGCCACGTCGGGGACGGCGGAGCGGGGCGCCCATATCGTCGACCCGCGCACCCGAAAGTCCGCCGTGACGGACCTGGTCTCGGTGACGGTCGTGGCCCCCAGCCTCACCTGGGCCGACTGCTGGGCCACCGCCGCCTTCGCCATGGGCTCCCGCGAGGGCCTGGCCTGGCTGGAGTCCCTGGACGACGCCGAGGCCCTGCTGATCACGGCGGGCGACGAGGTCCGTTGCACGGGAGGGTTGGCGGCGCGGCTGGGCTGA
- a CDS encoding arginine repressor translates to MSQAQEHDQAGPAVPQTRTARHRRIVDILNRQPVRSQSQLAKLLSDDGLSVTQATLSRDLDELNAVKIRNTDGDLIYAVPSEGGFRTPRAPLGESAKEERMRRLSAELLISAEASANLVVLRTPPGAAQFLASAIDQAELHDILGTIAGDDTLLLISRDPVGGQALADHLLRLAQNGNGH, encoded by the coding sequence ATGAGCCAGGCGCAGGAGCACGACCAGGCGGGGCCCGCCGTACCGCAGACCCGCACCGCACGCCACCGGCGGATCGTGGACATCCTCAACCGGCAACCGGTGCGCTCGCAGAGCCAGTTGGCGAAGCTGCTGTCCGACGACGGCCTGAGCGTCACCCAGGCGACGCTCAGCCGGGACCTGGACGAGCTGAACGCGGTGAAGATCCGCAACACCGACGGCGACCTGATCTACGCGGTGCCGAGCGAGGGGGGTTTCCGGACCCCCCGGGCGCCGCTGGGGGAGTCGGCGAAGGAGGAGCGGATGCGGCGGCTCTCCGCGGAGCTGCTGATCTCCGCGGAGGCCTCGGCGAACCTGGTGGTGCTCCGGACCCCGCCGGGCGCGGCCCAGTTCCTCGCCTCGGCCATCGACCAGGCAGAACTGCACGACATCCTGGGGACGATCGCGGGCGACGACACGCTGCTGCTGATCAGCCGGGATCCGGTGGGCGGGCAGGCGCTGGCGGACCATCTGCTGCGGCTGGCCCAGAACGGCAACGGCCACTGA
- a CDS encoding acetylornithine transaminase yields MTANTELTRRWQGSLMNNYGTPKLSLVRGTGSRVWDADGKEYVDYVGGIAVNALGHAHPAIVEAVSNQIASLGHVSNLFVAEPPVALAERLLEHFGRDGKVFFCNSGAEANEGAFKIGRLTGRTHMVATQGAFHGRTMGALALTGQPGKQTGFHPLPGDVTHVPYGDAQALAAAVTEETALVIIEPVQGEKGVVVPPPGYLKAARAITAATGSLLVLDEVQTGIGRTGHWFEYQAHEGVLPDVVTLAKGIGGGLPLAATVAFGRAADLLQPGHHGTTFGGNPVACAAGLAVLETIRAEGLLENVKRQSEKLRNGIESLGDPMIDHVRGAGLLLGIVLTEPLAPLAQQAAQDAGFLVNAPAPDVVRLMPALNIGDVEVDALLQALPGILDAARAAHEASGDGRAGE; encoded by the coding sequence ATGACCGCGAACACCGAGCTGACCCGGCGCTGGCAGGGCTCGCTCATGAACAACTACGGCACCCCGAAGCTCTCCCTGGTCCGCGGCACGGGCTCCCGGGTGTGGGACGCCGACGGCAAGGAGTACGTCGACTACGTCGGCGGTATCGCGGTCAACGCCCTCGGCCACGCCCACCCGGCGATCGTCGAGGCCGTCAGCAACCAGATCGCCTCCCTCGGCCATGTCTCCAACCTGTTCGTCGCCGAGCCGCCCGTCGCCCTCGCCGAACGGCTCCTGGAGCACTTCGGGCGCGACGGCAAGGTCTTCTTCTGCAACTCGGGCGCCGAGGCCAACGAGGGCGCCTTCAAGATCGGCCGGCTGACCGGGCGGACCCATATGGTCGCCACCCAGGGCGCCTTCCACGGCCGCACCATGGGCGCCCTCGCCCTCACCGGGCAGCCCGGCAAGCAGACCGGCTTCCACCCGCTGCCCGGCGACGTCACCCACGTCCCCTACGGCGACGCGCAGGCCCTGGCCGCCGCGGTCACCGAGGAGACCGCCCTCGTCATCATCGAGCCCGTCCAGGGCGAGAAGGGCGTCGTCGTCCCGCCGCCCGGCTATCTCAAGGCCGCGCGCGCCATCACGGCCGCCACCGGCTCGCTGCTGGTCCTCGACGAGGTGCAGACCGGCATCGGCCGGACCGGCCACTGGTTCGAGTACCAGGCGCACGAGGGCGTCCTGCCGGACGTCGTCACCCTCGCCAAGGGCATCGGCGGCGGACTGCCGCTCGCCGCGACCGTCGCCTTCGGCCGCGCCGCCGACCTGCTCCAGCCCGGACACCACGGGACGACCTTCGGGGGCAACCCGGTCGCCTGCGCCGCCGGACTCGCCGTTCTGGAGACCATCCGGGCGGAAGGGCTGCTGGAGAACGTCAAGCGGCAGAGCGAGAAGCTGCGGAACGGAATCGAGTCCCTCGGCGACCCGATGATCGACCATGTCCGTGGCGCGGGCCTGCTGCTGGGTATCGTGCTCACCGAGCCACTCGCGCCCCTGGCGCAACAGGCCGCTCAGGACGCCGGTTTCCTGGTGAACGCGCCCGCCCCCGATGTCGTACGGCTGATGCCGGCGCTCAATATCGGTGACGTGGAGGTGGACGCCCTCCTCCAGGCGCTGCCCGGCATCCTCGACGCGGCGCGGGCGGCGCACGAAGCCAGCGGGGACGGACGAGCCGGAGAATGA
- the argB gene encoding acetylglutamate kinase, whose protein sequence is MSTTRKHTALPKAQILIEALPWLTRHNGRTVVIKFGGNAMIDEDLKAAFAQDVVFLRHAGLNVVVVHGGGPQISAALDRHGIVSEFKAGLRVTTEDAMDVVRMVLAGQVQRELVGLLNQHGPLAVGLTGEDAHTITATKHQPEIDGELVDIGRVGEITSIDTGAIEALLADGRIPVVSSIARSQDDGHVYNVNADTAAAALAAALGAETLMVLTDVEGLYEDWPHSDEVISRLTASQLEKLLPELSSGMVPKMQGCLHAVCNGVQTARVIDGRVQHSILLEIFTDEGIGTMVVPDADQEGDAA, encoded by the coding sequence ATGAGCACCACGCGGAAGCACACCGCTCTCCCCAAGGCGCAGATCCTCATCGAGGCGCTGCCCTGGCTGACCCGTCACAACGGCAGGACGGTCGTCATCAAGTTCGGCGGCAACGCCATGATCGACGAGGACCTCAAGGCCGCCTTCGCCCAGGACGTCGTCTTCCTGCGGCACGCCGGCCTCAACGTCGTCGTCGTGCACGGCGGCGGCCCGCAGATCAGCGCCGCCCTCGACCGGCACGGCATCGTCAGCGAGTTCAAGGCGGGTCTGCGCGTCACCACCGAGGACGCCATGGACGTCGTACGCATGGTGCTCGCCGGACAGGTGCAGCGTGAGCTGGTCGGGCTGCTCAACCAGCACGGACCGCTCGCCGTCGGACTGACCGGCGAGGACGCGCACACCATCACCGCCACCAAGCACCAGCCCGAGATCGACGGCGAGTTGGTCGACATCGGGCGGGTGGGCGAGATCACCTCGATCGACACGGGCGCGATCGAGGCACTGCTCGCCGACGGCCGCATCCCGGTCGTCTCCTCGATCGCCCGTAGCCAGGACGACGGACATGTCTACAACGTCAATGCTGATACGGCGGCTGCGGCACTCGCTGCTGCTCTGGGCGCCGAGACGCTCATGGTCCTCACGGACGTCGAAGGTCTCTATGAGGACTGGCCGCACAGCGACGAGGTGATCAGCCGCCTCACCGCTTCCCAACTGGAGAAACTGCTGCCGGAGTTGTCCTCCGGCATGGTGCCGAAGATGCAGGGCTGCCTGCACGCCGTGTGCAACGGCGTGCAGACGGCCCGCGTCATCGACGGCCGGGTCCAGCACTCGATCCTGCTGGAGATCTTCACCGACGAGGGCATCGGCACGATGGTCGTGCCCGACGCCGACCAAGAGGGGGACGCCGCATGA
- the argJ gene encoding bifunctional glutamate N-acetyltransferase/amino-acid acetyltransferase ArgJ, with protein MSVTAAKGFTAAGIAAGIKENGNPDLALVVNTGPRLAAAGVFTSNRVKAAPVLWSEQVLKGGRVSAVVLNSGGANACTGPKGFQDTHATAEKAAEVLDGHSAGEIAVASTGLIGVLLPMDKLLPGVEKAAAQLSEHGGEKAAIAIKTTDTVHKTSVVTKDGWTVGGMAKGAGMLAPGLATMLVVLTTDADLDSDVLDGALRAATRTTFDRVDSDGCMSTNDTVLLLASGASEVAPDHAEFAEAVRQVCDDLGQQLIRDAEGASKDIRIEVVNAATEDDAVEVGRSIARNNLLKCALHGEDPNWGRVLSAIGTTSAAFEADRLNVAINGVWVCKNGGVGEDRDQVDMRYREVHIVADLAAGSETATIWTNDLTADYVHENSAYSS; from the coding sequence GTGAGCGTGACGGCAGCCAAGGGATTCACGGCGGCGGGCATCGCCGCCGGAATCAAGGAGAACGGCAACCCGGACCTGGCCCTCGTGGTCAACACCGGGCCCCGCCTCGCCGCCGCGGGCGTCTTCACCTCCAACCGCGTCAAAGCCGCGCCGGTCCTGTGGTCCGAGCAGGTCCTCAAGGGCGGCCGGGTCTCCGCCGTCGTCCTCAACTCCGGTGGCGCCAACGCCTGTACGGGCCCCAAGGGCTTCCAGGACACCCACGCCACCGCCGAGAAGGCCGCCGAGGTCCTCGACGGGCACAGCGCGGGCGAGATCGCCGTCGCCTCCACCGGCCTCATCGGCGTACTCCTGCCCATGGACAAGCTGCTCCCCGGGGTGGAGAAGGCCGCCGCGCAGCTCTCCGAGCACGGCGGCGAGAAGGCCGCCATCGCCATCAAGACCACCGACACCGTGCACAAGACGTCCGTCGTGACCAAGGACGGCTGGACGGTCGGCGGTATGGCGAAGGGCGCGGGCATGCTCGCCCCCGGCCTCGCCACCATGCTCGTCGTCCTCACCACCGACGCCGACCTGGACAGCGACGTGCTCGACGGTGCCCTGCGGGCCGCCACCCGCACCACCTTCGACCGCGTCGACTCCGACGGCTGCATGTCCACCAACGACACCGTGCTGCTGCTCGCCTCCGGCGCCTCCGAAGTCGCCCCGGACCACGCCGAGTTCGCGGAAGCCGTACGCCAGGTCTGCGACGACCTCGGACAGCAGCTGATCCGGGACGCCGAGGGCGCCAGCAAGGACATCAGGATCGAGGTCGTGAACGCCGCGACCGAGGACGACGCCGTCGAGGTGGGCCGCTCCATCGCCCGCAACAACCTCCTCAAGTGCGCCCTGCACGGCGAGGACCCCAACTGGGGCCGCGTCCTGTCCGCCATCGGCACCACGTCCGCCGCCTTCGAGGCCGACCGGCTCAACGTCGCCATCAACGGCGTCTGGGTCTGCAAGAACGGCGGCGTCGGCGAGGACCGCGACCAGGTCGACATGCGCTACCGCGAGGTGCACATCGTCGCCGACCTCGCCGCCGGGTCCGAGACCGCCACCATCTGGACCAACGACCTCACCGCCGACTACGTCCACGAGAACAGCGCCTACTCCTCATGA
- the argC gene encoding N-acetyl-gamma-glutamyl-phosphate reductase, which translates to MAVRVAVAGASGYAGGEVLRLLLAHPEVEIGALTGNSNAGQRLGGLQPHLLPLADRVLEETTAEVLAGHDVVFLALPHGQSAAVAEQLGPEVLVVDMGADFRLRDAADWERFYGSPHAGTWPYGLPELPGARAALEGSKRIAVPGCYPTAVTLALFPAYAADLAEHEAVIVAASGTSGAGKAAKPHLLGSEVMGSMSPYGVGGGHRHTPEMMQNLGGVAGEPVTVSFTPTLAPMPRGILATCSAKARPGVTAESVRAAYEKAFADEPFVHLLPEGRWPATASVYGSNAVQVQVAFDEAAGRIIAISAIDNLTKGTAGGALQSMNIALGLDETTGLSTIGVAP; encoded by the coding sequence ATGGCGGTACGTGTGGCGGTGGCGGGAGCGAGTGGTTACGCGGGCGGCGAAGTGCTGCGCCTGCTGCTCGCGCACCCCGAGGTCGAGATCGGTGCACTGACCGGCAACTCCAACGCGGGCCAACGCCTGGGCGGACTCCAGCCGCATCTGCTGCCGCTGGCCGACCGGGTGCTCGAGGAGACGACCGCCGAGGTGCTCGCGGGACATGATGTCGTGTTCCTCGCGCTGCCGCACGGGCAGTCCGCCGCCGTGGCCGAGCAGCTCGGCCCGGAGGTGCTCGTCGTCGACATGGGCGCCGACTTCCGGCTGAGGGACGCGGCCGACTGGGAGCGGTTCTACGGCTCCCCGCACGCCGGGACCTGGCCCTACGGCCTCCCCGAACTGCCGGGTGCCCGCGCCGCGCTGGAGGGGTCCAAGCGCATCGCGGTACCCGGTTGCTACCCCACGGCCGTCACCCTCGCCCTGTTCCCGGCATACGCGGCGGACCTCGCCGAGCACGAGGCCGTGATCGTCGCCGCCTCCGGCACCTCCGGCGCGGGCAAGGCGGCCAAACCGCATCTGCTGGGCTCCGAGGTCATGGGCTCCATGTCCCCGTACGGCGTCGGCGGCGGCCACCGGCACACCCCCGAGATGATGCAGAACCTCGGCGGCGTCGCCGGTGAGCCGGTCACCGTGTCCTTCACGCCGACCCTCGCGCCCATGCCCCGCGGCATCCTCGCCACATGCAGCGCCAAGGCCCGACCCGGCGTGACCGCCGAGTCCGTGCGCGCCGCGTACGAGAAGGCCTTCGCCGACGAGCCGTTCGTCCACCTCCTGCCCGAGGGGCGGTGGCCCGCCACGGCGTCCGTCTACGGTTCCAACGCGGTTCAGGTGCAGGTTGCGTTCGACGAGGCCGCGGGCAGGATCATCGCGATCAGCGCCATCGACAACCTCACCAAGGGCACCGCCGGCGGCGCCCTCCAGAGCATGAACATCGCCCTCGGACTCGACGAGACGACGGGGCTTTCCACGATCGGAGTCGCACCGTGA